The window tatttttattacaacaaCTCGAAAGGGCCTTCTCAGATATTGCAAAGATGGCTTCTCTTTTGACCCAAAAGCCAGTAGTCGCTGATATTTCATGCATTTTTTTCTGTCTTGGTCTGTTGCTTTGTTTGATCAGGTGTTCGAAAGCTCAAACTGTGCCAGCTTTGTACGTGTTTGGAGATTCCTTAGCAGATGTTGGCAATAATAATTACTTGCCACTTTCTATCGTTAAAGCCGATTTTCCTTATAACGGGATAGATTATCCGGGTAAAAAAATAACCGGAAGATTCTCCAATGGCAAAAATGCTGCAGATTTCATAGGTAAGAAACCATATAATATCGAATTCAAATAGTTTTTTATTCGTATTTAATATACATATTAATTAGAGccatataaattattttgtttagtaGCTAGAGTCTAGAGACCAACCAATATATCTATTAAAGTACATGGCATgcacatattaaaattaaaactcaATCTCCACTCTCTAAAGGTAACCTCGACATTTGTTCTCGTCAATCAGAAGTAAAAATCCTCAGTCActgcataaattaaaatatatagtaGTCAAGTCATATTCCGATATTTCTAGTTATGGAATATATATATCAGCGGACACTTACGCATAACATATTCATTATTTGTTCATATATAAATGACAATTTAGTATAAAAACAAGATTATGGATTTAACATGTCCTTGATTTGAATTGCCAATTACAGCTGAACAATTAGGGATACCATCTGCGCCGCCTTATCTTTCCCAGCCTAACAACGTTTTTCTCAAGGGCGTAAGCTTTGCCTCTGGCGGAGCTGGTATCTTTAACGCCACCGAGGGCGGCATCCTGGTAAGTCGACAtctttttataaaatcaatatttttaggGTGCATTTaggatatatttgaaatatgttaatttcgattatagttttattgtaataatgaaacaatatatcaaatcttaaattcataCATTACTTATTTAAATACTAGTTACGATAAGGAGAACGCATTTCAAATTATATCATTATTTGGTGAATCTGAAATTCATCCTGattaacaagaaatattatGTAAACATACAATGACGTATTTGAAGTTCATGTTCTTACTTctctaaaataacaaaaatatatttgaatatactTAAAATTCATCAATTCAACAACCTTATAAATACTTTTTCTCAATCTCAAATAAAGATGTAAATAaaccaaatcaaatcaaatattaagAAACTTTTAAGGTTCAAAAAGTTTACAATTTTTTGTTCGAATTAGAGCTCGAGTTCAAATTGGGCTCAAAACATTCAAATATGTTCATAAGTTATTCGaattattgttaaaaaataaatacttgAAAAGTTCGAAATATgtctaattaatatataattatattatttaaattaaaaaaataatttgagctAGAGTTCGGCTTGAATCGACTCGAATAcgataatttttaataaaaatcaactATTTTTTGAGTTGCTAATATTCACCCATTCTCTAAAATGATGAtcgatatgattatttttttaaaaaatatgacgATAAAcagattatttgattttaatctttaaaataGCAAAATGAAAGTCAAATTGGATTTCGAATTCTTGGGGGCTTAAATCCTAAGCCTACTTTAAAATTCAGCAAAAATGTTGTCAAGACCAAATGCGGTGATCGAGCGTGGATCGAACACGAGTCGCGCGCTCTCCCAACTAATTAAGCTATCCCGGCTCGTTGATGCTAAAGTAATTTAAGCTTTTATAATAGGAGCAAGTAATATCATTGGCAAAGCAAGTGACGCACTTTTCTACCGTGCGTGGAAAACTGTTGCAAGAACTGGGATCGATTGCTGCCGAGGAACACTTAGCAAAATCACTATTTCCAATTATAATCGGCAGCAATGACATTCTTGGCCATTTCAAATCTGCTTCCAACAAGACCTCTCCACAACAGTATATAGCTCTAATGCTTTCCACCCTCCAACAAATTATGAAGGTACGTACCCCTTCTCTATAATTGTAATATTGTTGCAAAAAACTACTAAATCACACGTCGCATCCTACATGTATTTAGGGACTACACGGCCTAGGCGCTCGCAAGTTCTTGTTCATCGGGTTGCCACCGCTAGGATGCGCCCCAAAGCAAAGATCACTCGAGAACAATACGGATGAGTGCAATGAACAATTAAATTTCTGGTCCAACGAGTGCAACCAGGGATTCAAGCAAATGTTGCAGCAACTGGAGCTGGAGCTCAATAACTTCCACTACTCCTACTTTGACACGTACACGGTTTTTCTTAACTTCCTTCACAATCCAACAGCTTATGGTACGAACTTCGTCCGGTTTATTTTCCTTCTCCTATCTTATAAACTATTTGATACAAATTATCTGAAATACAATCGGAAAGTTAAAATTAAAGTGTCGATTTTAATAATGAGCTGTAAATTTAGTTTTGGGAGACCACCATTAACTATTTAGGCCATAAGTTTCAAATATAGAAgataacaaatttttaaaaaatattccttCAAGTAGGAGGGCCTGTAAAATTTAtacatatttgaaatgtaaAGATAAATTTACAATATTTTGGGTGAAAATTAAGCGGGTATTCCAAACCATAATGAAAAAGTTTAATTATAGGAATATGAGTAGTggtcaaaattaaagaaataatttgtATATCTTATATCATATACATCTATTGGTATACAGGATTAAAGGAGATAAAATCAGCTTGCTGTGGACTGGGAAAATTGAGAGCCCAGATTCCTTGCACGCCTATTTCCCAATATTGTTCAAACAGAAGCGAATACCTTTTCTGGGACTTTTACCATCCTACGGAGGCAGCTGCTCGGAGCTTCGTCGACATAGTTTTCAGTGGTTCCGGAGGCCACGTATCTCCTATCACCGTACAACAGCTAATcgttatataaattaaaaataaaaatatattaaaatttacgtttttttttactgttatatattacataagtatatattttatagaatcttcgtattttttttaaatacgaATAGGCTACACTTATATATGCATATGAAATTTGAGAGATTTATTACAACTTAATATCGATTTTGAAATATCGTCCCAAAATTAGAATCATACTCCAGATATATAGACTATTAATCATCGACACAATATATTTAACTATATATTTTTGCGGAAGCAATATGCTGAGATTAATATAAATCAAAGATTAAATAGTAAATGGGAAAATACTTTCGAATTGTATTGAAGTGTGCAAAAGATATGACCACATTCCATATCAAAACATCTCAAATCAACTTTACTATCTTGACTAGGCACAacttttatatgtttattataatacataaatattacacgtattttatttatcaagttttcatttaattatgatattttattaagcaataatttaataaataaacacaattaattttttatttttgtaagagtcagattcaaaaacaaaattataccaTAGAGTCAAATGCGTGATAGTTAAATttggaaattaaaaaaaaaaattcacaaaaagtTAGTTTGTACTGGAGTCTCTCTTATAGTAATAGTATATAGTATAAATTGTTATCTTAAGTATGTTTTGaagttaaaaatatgataataatatctaaataaataatctgatataataaaaaaaattgtacataatatattatttaatttgattgataaataataaattttttgattttattgattaaatttggGATAAAATGATGAATTATCATTTTgtctt of the Primulina huaijiensis isolate GDHJ02 chromosome 1, ASM1229523v2, whole genome shotgun sequence genome contains:
- the LOC140981593 gene encoding GDSL esterase/lipase At5g55050; translated protein: MASLLTQKPVVADISCIFFCLGLLLCLIRCSKAQTVPALYVFGDSLADVGNNNYLPLSIVKADFPYNGIDYPGKKITGRFSNGKNAADFIAEQLGIPSAPPYLSQPNNVFLKGVSFASGGAGIFNATEGGILEQVISLAKQVTHFSTVRGKLLQELGSIAAEEHLAKSLFPIIIGSNDILGHFKSASNKTSPQQYIALMLSTLQQIMKGLHGLGARKFLFIGLPPLGCAPKQRSLENNTDECNEQLNFWSNECNQGFKQMLQQLELELNNFHYSYFDTYTVFLNFLHNPTAYGLKEIKSACCGLGKLRAQIPCTPISQYCSNRSEYLFWDFYHPTEAAARSFVDIVFSGSGGHVSPITVQQLIVI